The proteins below are encoded in one region of Hordeum vulgare subsp. vulgare chromosome 3H, MorexV3_pseudomolecules_assembly, whole genome shotgun sequence:
- the LOC123441225 gene encoding 23 kDa jasmonate-induced protein, with translation MASGVFGTPISAQTVIATGEYKEPITQKDVADYAMKMINAGGKDVNAQKFVDNLKERYGNGIAVKCLLYNATGATLNFAKYNDWHGHIYDTPYPSDIQNGQWGAFLHVHPSGAAAGSAGAVVYRSKIPSSSSSCDWLFSWTVPYIGGNGVYTEIREEGHYPSVGSWDYIYNVKLKNSSVTSIDSNYGYVSKADIGEGTTMNARGVFEFPY, from the exons ATGGCCTCTGGAGTGTTTGGTACCCCCATTTCAGCGCAGACGGTGATAGCCACTGGAGAGTATAAGGAACCCATTACCCAAAAAGATGTTGCAGACTATGCCATGAAGATGATCAACGCCGGTGGTAAGGATGTTAACGCGCAAAAGTTCGTCGACAACCTCAAGGAGAG GTACGGTAACGGAATAGCTGTAAAATGCCTCCTCTACAATGCCACTGGTGCCACTTTGAACTTTGCTAAGTACAACGATTGGCACGGCCATATCTATGATACACCCTACCCATCAGATATTCAGAATGGGCAATGGGGTGCATTCCTCCACGTCCACCCAAGTGGAGCTGCCGCTGGTTCAGCTGGTGCCGTTGTGTATCGTAGCAAGATCCCCTCCAGCAGCAGCTCCTGCGATTGGTTGTTCTCTTGGACCGTCCCCTACATTGGTGGCAACGGG GTGTACACTGAAATCCGCGAGGAAGGGCACTACCCAAGTGTGGGAAGCTGGGATTATATCTACAATGTGAAGCTGAAAAATTCAAGTGTCACCTCTATTGATAGCAACTATGGATACGTTTCCAAGGCTGACATCGGTGAAGGCACTACCATGAACGCACGTGGAGTTTTCGAGTTTCCCTACTAG